A stretch of DNA from Streptomyces sp. NBC_01197:
CCGGCTACCCGGTGGTCAACGCCACCCTGCAGGGCACCAAACCCGCCGGGCCGCTGGCTGCCGCGTGGGCGGTGCTGGAGCGGATCGGTACCGACGGGTACACGGCGCTTTCGCTGCGCGTCCACCAGGCGGTGACGGGGCTCATCGCGGGCATCGGCGGCATCGACGGGCTCCGGGTCCTGGGCAGCCCGGACTCCTCGCTGCTCGCGGTCGCCGCCGACGGGCCGGGCATCGACCCGTTCGTGGTGGCGGACGAGATGCGCGGCCTGGGCTGGTACGTACAGCCGCAGCCCGCCTTCGCGGGCTCACCGGCCAGTCTGCATCTCACCGTGACGGCGGCGATGGCGGGGGAGGAGACCGTACGGAAGCTGCTCGGCGCGCTGACCGAGGCGGTCGCCGCGGCCGCGGTCACCGGGCCCGCCGCTGCCGATCCTGCGGTGCTCGCCGCTGCCTCGGCACTCGACCCGGAGACCCTCACCCCCGATGAGGCGGCGCTCGCGGTCGACTTCGCCGGGGTGGGGGAGCGGGGGGAGCTGCCCGGGCGGATGGCGCCCGTCCTCGCGGTGCTCCAGGCGCTGCCGCCGAAGCTCGCCGAACGGCTGCTGCCCGAACTCGTCGGCCGGCTCTACCGGCCCACGGGCGGCTGACGGCGGGGACCGGCTGCGGGGCTGACGGCGGGCCGGCCGCCCCGGGAGCCGGAAACCCGAAGGGCGGCCACCGGCATCCGGGCCGGCCGCCCCGGGAGCCGGAAACCCGAAGGGCGGCCACCGGCATATGCGGGGCCGCCCTTCGGACGAGACGTTTCTTCTGTTGAACGATCCGCGAGAGGCTCAGCCCTCGTCGTGCGCGACCGCGCGACGGGCGTCCGCGTCCAGCACACCCCAGCTGATCAGCTGCTCGGTGAGGACCGAGGGGGACTGGTCGTAGATGACGGCGAGTGTGCGCAGGTCGTCCTGGCGGATCGACAGCACCTTGCCGTTGTAGTCGCCGCGCTGGCTCTGGATCGTGGCCGCGTAACGCTGGAGCGGCCCGGCCTTCTCCGGCGGGACGTGGGCGAGGCGCTCCAGGTCCAGGACGAGCTTCGGCGGCGGCTCGGCCGCTCCGCCCGGTGTGGTGCCCGGCAGCAGCTCCTGCACCGGAACCCCGTAGAAGTCCGCCAGCTCGGCGAGGCGCTGGACGGTCACGGCGCGGTCACCACGCTCGTACGAACCGACCACTACGGCCTTCCACCGGCCCTGGGACTTCTCCTCGACACCGTGGAGGGAAAGGCCCTGCTGGGTGCGGATGGCACGGAGCTTGGCCCCGAGCTGTTTTGCGTATTCGCTGGACATATGGCTCCCCGGACGCTGAGATGCACTGCGGCTACGCCGCGCGGCTGGTAACTCACTGTGAGGTTACGCAGCGTTACTTGGATGCGTCAAGCCGAATGGTCCGGACCGGCCCGGACCTGGGCTGGAACGCCCGGTGCGCCCCTGGTACGGTGGCTGTTGTAATTTCGACGTCCTTTAAGGTCCGTCCCGTGAGGCGGAGAAGGAGGTCCGTTTTCATATGGACACCAGCAGTGCAAGTTCAGCCAGTGCAGGTTCAGCCAGTGTCGGCTCAACCCGTTCCGGCTCAGGCACTGGCTCCCCCGACAGCGGTGGTTCCGGCGCGCGCCCCGTCCTGGAGGCCCCGGACATCGCACGGGTACTGACCCGTATCGCTCACGAGATTGTCGAACGCGCCAAGGGCGCCGAAGACGTCGTGCTCCTCGGCATCCCGACCCGCGGTGTGTTCCTGGCCCGCAGGCTCGCGGCCAAGCTCGAAGAGATCACCGGCCGCACGGTCCCGGTCGGCTCCCTGGACATCACCATGTACCGCGACGACCTGCGGATGCGGCCCGCCCGCGCGCTGGCCCGTACGGACATCCCCGCGGACGGCGTCGACGGACGCCTGGTGGTCCTCGTCGACGACGTGCTCTTCTCCGGCCGTACGATCCGCGCCGCGCTGGACGCCCTGGGCGACATCGGCCGCCCGCGCGCCGTGCAGCTCGCCGTCCTCGTCGACCGCGGCCACCGTGAACTCCCCATCCGCGCGGACTACGTCGGCAAGAACCTCCCCACGTCGCTGCGGGAGACGGTCAAGGTCCAGCTCGCCGAGGAGGACGGCCGCGACACGGTCCTGCTCGGTACCGAGCGGACCGCCCCGGCCGGCGGCCGTTAGCTCCTCGTCCCGTACGGCCCGCGACCCGGGCCGCGGAGCTGTGCCCGCCCGCCCGTCACATCCCCGAATCCTGCGCGCCCTCCCCGCGAAAACATGGAGAACACCCAGATGAAGCGCCACCTCATCTCGGCCGCCGATCTCACCCGCGACGACGCCGTCCTGATCCTCGACACCGCCGAGGAGATGGCCCGGGTCGCCGACCGGCCGGTCAAGAAGCTTCCGACCCTGCGCGGCCGGACCGTCGTCAACCTCTTCTTCGAGGACTCGACCCGGACCCGTATCTCCTTCGAGGCCGCCGCCAAGCGCCTCTCCGCCGACGTCATCAACTTCTCCGCGAAGGGCTCGTCGGTCTCCAAGGGCGAGTCACTCAAGGACACCGCGCTGACCCTGGAGGCGATGGGCGCCGACGCAGTCGTCATCCGGCACGGCTCATCCGGGGCCCCGTACCGGCTCGCCACATCGGGCTGGATCGACGGCGCGGTCGTCAACGCGGGCGACGGCACCCACGAGCACCCCACCCAGGCGCTCCTCGACGCGTTCACCATGCGCCGCAGGCTGGTCGGGGCCGACACCGGCACAGGGCGCGACCTCGAAGGCCGCCGCATCACCATCGTCGGTGACGTGCTGCACAGCAGGGTCGCCCGGTCCAACGTCCATCTGCTGCACACCCTCGGCGCCCGGGTGACGCTGGTCGCGCCGCCCACCCTGGTACCCATCGGCGTCGAGCACTGGCCCTGTGAGGTCTCGTACGACCTCGACCGGGTGCTCCCCGACTCCGACGCCGTCATGATGCTGCGCGTACAGCGCGAGCGGATGAACGCGGCCTTCTTCCCCACCGAACGCGAGTACTCGCGCCGCTACGGCCTGGACGGCGACCGGATGGCGCGGATGCCCGGCGACTCCATCGTGATGCACCCCGGACCGATGAACCGCGGGATGGAGATCACCGCCGACGTCGCCGACTCGGACCGCTGCACCGCCGTCGAGCAGGTCGCCAACGGCGTCTCGATCCGGATGGCCGTCCTCTACCTGCTGCTGGGCGGCTCAGAGCCCGCCACGACTTCCCGTACCGAGGAGAGCAAGTAATCATGAGCAAGACCCTGATCCGTGGTGCGAAGGTGCTCGGCGGCCGGCCGCAGGACGTCCTGATCGACGGCGAGACCGTCGCAGCGGTGGGCTCCGGCCTCTCCGCCGACGGCGTCGATGTCATCGAGGCGGACGGCCGGATCCTGCTGCCCGGCCTGGTCGACCTGCACACCCATCTGCGCGAGCCGGGCCGTGAGGACTCCGAGACCGTGCTCACCGGTACCAAGGCCGCCGCCGCCGGCGGATTCACCGCCGTCCACGCCATGGCGAACACCTTCCCCGTCGCGGACACCGCCGGCGTGGTGGAGCAGGTCTGGCGCCTGGGCAAGGAGTCCGGCTACTGCGACGTGCAGCCCATCGGCGCCGTCACCGTCGGACTGGCCGGCAAGCAGCTCGCCGAACTCGGCGCGATGCACGAATCGGCCGCAGCGGTCCGCGTCTTCTCCGACGACGGCAAGTGCGTGGACGACGCCGTGATCATGCGCCGCGCCCTGGAGTACGTGAAGGCCTTCGACGGTGTCGTGGCCCAGCACGCCCAGGAGCCCCGGCTCACCGAGGGTGCCCAGATGAACGAGGGCGTCGTCTCCTCCGAACTGGGGCTCGGCGGCTGGCCCGCCGTCGCCGAGGAGTCGATCATCGCCCGCGATGTGCTGCTCGCCGCCCACGTCGGCTCCCGGGTGCACATCTGCCACCTGTCGACAGCCGGTTCCGTGGAGATCGTCCGCTGGGCCAAGTCCAAGGGCTGGAACGTCACCGCCGAGGTGACCCCGCACCACCTCCTCCTCACCGACGAGCTGGTCCGTACGTACAACCCCGTCTACAAGGTCAACCCGCCGCTGCGCACCGAGTCCGATGTGATGGCTCTGCGCGAGGCGCTCGCCGACGGCACGATCGACTGCGTCGCCACCGACCACGCCCCGCACCCGCACGAGGACAAGGACTGCGAGTGGGCCGCGGCCGCCATGGGGATGGTGGGCCTGGAGACCGCCCTCTCCGTCGTCCAGCAGACGATGGTCGACACCGGTCTCGTCGACTGGGAGACCGTCGCCGACCGGATGTCCTTCCGGCCCGCCGCCATCGGCCGCCTGACGGGCCACGGCCGGCCGATCGCCGCCGGTGAGCCCGCGAACCTCACGCTGGTCGACGCGGCTTACCGTGGTGAGGTGGACCCCGCGGGCTTCGCCTCCCGCAGCCGCAACACCCCGTACGAGGGCCGTGAGCTGCCGGGACGCGTCACCCACACCTTCCTGCGGGGCAGGGCAACGGTCGTGGACGGGAAGCTGGCGTGACACCTCTCATCAATCTTCACCTCGCACATCTTCAGCTGGCGGCGGAGCAGAAGTCGGCTGACGTCACCGACTGGTCGGGCCGCATCGGCTGGATCGTCGGCCTGCTGCTCCTCGTCGCGCTCGTCTACTGGCTGATGCGCGAGGGCTGGAAATGGCGGGGGACGCTCCAGAGCGACCTCCCTGAGCTGCCCAGCGCGCCGGACGTACCGGGTACGGCCAGACTGGAGATGAGCGGCCGGTACCACGGCTCGACCACGGCCGGGCAGTGGCTCGACCGGATCGTCGCGCACGGCCTGGGCACCCGCAGCAAGGCCGAGGTGACGCTCACGGACGAGGGCGTGGAGGTCGTACGCCCCGGGGCGAGCGACTTCTTCATCCCGGCCGCGCGGCTCCGCGAGGCCCGGCTCGACAAGGGCATCGCGGGCAAGGTCCTCACCGAGGGCGGCATGCTGATCATCACCTGGGAGCACGGCGACAAGCTGATCGACTCCGGTTTCCGCTCGGACCGGGCAGCGGAACAGGCCGCCTGGGTCGAGGCCGTCAACGCCGTGAGCCACCCGGCGGGCGCCACCGCTACCGCTGACAGCACCACGAGTACCACGCACCACCCGATCACGACGGAAGGCACCGCACGATGACGATCTCCAGCCCGGGGAACGCCTCGGAGAGGACAGCGGCGTCCCCCGCCGTACTCGTCCTGGAGGACGGCCGGATCTTCCGCGGCCGCTCCTACGGGGCCACCGGGGAGACCTTCGGTGAAGCGGTCTTCAACACCGGGATGACCGGTTACCAGGAAACCCTCACCGACCCCTCGTACCACCGCCAGGTCGTCGTGATGACCGCCCCGCACGTGGGCAACACCGGCGTCAACGACGAGGACGACGAGTCCGCGAAGATCTGGGTCGCCGGTTACGTCGTACGCGACCCCGCCCGTATCCCGTCGAACTGGCGCTCACGCCGCTCCCTCGACGACGAGCTGGTGAAGCAGGGCATCGTCGGCATCAGCGGCATCGACACCCGGGCCCTCACCCGGCATCTGCGCGAGCGCGGCGCCATGCGTGTCGGCATCTTCTCCGGCAACGCCCTCTCGGACGAGGGCATGCTCCTCGCCAAGGTCCGGCAGGCGCCCGAGATGAACGGCGCCGACCTCTCCGCCGAGGTCGCCACCACCGAGACGTACGTGGTCCCGGCCGTCGGCGAGAAGAAGTTCACCGTCGCCGCCATCGACCTCGGCATCAAGGGCATGACCCCGCACCGGTTGGCCGAGCGCGGCATCGAGGTGCACGTCCTGCCCGCCACCGCCACCGCCGACGACGTGTACGCGATCGACCCCGACGGAGTGTTCCTCTCCAACGGCCCCGGCGACCCCGCCACCGCGGACCTGACCGTCATCAAGGCCGTCCTGGAGCGGAAGACCCCGCTCTTCGGCATCTGCTTCGGCAACCAGCTGCTCGGACGCTCGCTGGGCTTCGGCACATACAAGCTCAAGTACGGCCACCGCGGCATCAACCAGCCGGTGCAGGACCGTACGACCGGCAAGGTCGAGGTCACCGCGCACAACCACGGCTTCGCCGTCGACGCGCCCCTCGACCAGGTCTCCGACACGCCCTACGGCCGCGCCGAGGTCTCCCACGTCTGCCTCAACGACA
This window harbors:
- the pyrR gene encoding bifunctional pyr operon transcriptional regulator/uracil phosphoribosyltransferase PyrR, coding for MDTSSASSASAGSASVGSTRSGSGTGSPDSGGSGARPVLEAPDIARVLTRIAHEIVERAKGAEDVVLLGIPTRGVFLARRLAAKLEEITGRTVPVGSLDITMYRDDLRMRPARALARTDIPADGVDGRLVVLVDDVLFSGRTIRAALDALGDIGRPRAVQLAVLVDRGHRELPIRADYVGKNLPTSLRETVKVQLAEEDGRDTVLLGTERTAPAGGR
- a CDS encoding PH-like domain-containing protein, producing the protein MTPLINLHLAHLQLAAEQKSADVTDWSGRIGWIVGLLLLVALVYWLMREGWKWRGTLQSDLPELPSAPDVPGTARLEMSGRYHGSTTAGQWLDRIVAHGLGTRSKAEVTLTDEGVEVVRPGASDFFIPAARLREARLDKGIAGKVLTEGGMLIITWEHGDKLIDSGFRSDRAAEQAAWVEAVNAVSHPAGATATADSTTSTTHHPITTEGTAR
- a CDS encoding dihydroorotase, which produces MSKTLIRGAKVLGGRPQDVLIDGETVAAVGSGLSADGVDVIEADGRILLPGLVDLHTHLREPGREDSETVLTGTKAAAAGGFTAVHAMANTFPVADTAGVVEQVWRLGKESGYCDVQPIGAVTVGLAGKQLAELGAMHESAAAVRVFSDDGKCVDDAVIMRRALEYVKAFDGVVAQHAQEPRLTEGAQMNEGVVSSELGLGGWPAVAEESIIARDVLLAAHVGSRVHICHLSTAGSVEIVRWAKSKGWNVTAEVTPHHLLLTDELVRTYNPVYKVNPPLRTESDVMALREALADGTIDCVATDHAPHPHEDKDCEWAAAAMGMVGLETALSVVQQTMVDTGLVDWETVADRMSFRPAAIGRLTGHGRPIAAGEPANLTLVDAAYRGEVDPAGFASRSRNTPYEGRELPGRVTHTFLRGRATVVDGKLA
- the carA gene encoding glutamine-hydrolyzing carbamoyl-phosphate synthase small subunit, yielding MTISSPGNASERTAASPAVLVLEDGRIFRGRSYGATGETFGEAVFNTGMTGYQETLTDPSYHRQVVVMTAPHVGNTGVNDEDDESAKIWVAGYVVRDPARIPSNWRSRRSLDDELVKQGIVGISGIDTRALTRHLRERGAMRVGIFSGNALSDEGMLLAKVRQAPEMNGADLSAEVATTETYVVPAVGEKKFTVAAIDLGIKGMTPHRLAERGIEVHVLPATATADDVYAIDPDGVFLSNGPGDPATADLTVIKAVLERKTPLFGICFGNQLLGRSLGFGTYKLKYGHRGINQPVQDRTTGKVEVTAHNHGFAVDAPLDQVSDTPYGRAEVSHVCLNDNVVEGLQLLDQPAFSVQYHPEAAAGPHDAAYLFDRFTSLMNTAQMEGQRA
- the bldD gene encoding transcriptional regulator BldD, with the translated sequence MSSEYAKQLGAKLRAIRTQQGLSLHGVEEKSQGRWKAVVVGSYERGDRAVTVQRLAELADFYGVPVQELLPGTTPGGAAEPPPKLVLDLERLAHVPPEKAGPLQRYAATIQSQRGDYNGKVLSIRQDDLRTLAVIYDQSPSVLTEQLISWGVLDADARRAVAHDEG
- a CDS encoding aspartate carbamoyltransferase catalytic subunit, with amino-acid sequence MKRHLISAADLTRDDAVLILDTAEEMARVADRPVKKLPTLRGRTVVNLFFEDSTRTRISFEAAAKRLSADVINFSAKGSSVSKGESLKDTALTLEAMGADAVVIRHGSSGAPYRLATSGWIDGAVVNAGDGTHEHPTQALLDAFTMRRRLVGADTGTGRDLEGRRITIVGDVLHSRVARSNVHLLHTLGARVTLVAPPTLVPIGVEHWPCEVSYDLDRVLPDSDAVMMLRVQRERMNAAFFPTEREYSRRYGLDGDRMARMPGDSIVMHPGPMNRGMEITADVADSDRCTAVEQVANGVSIRMAVLYLLLGGSEPATTSRTEESK